From one Lolium rigidum isolate FL_2022 chromosome 4, APGP_CSIRO_Lrig_0.1, whole genome shotgun sequence genomic stretch:
- the LOC124649215 gene encoding probable esterase KAI2, whose translation MRRWCTNAREVVVGDGGVTVVLAHGYGVTQASWDKILPSISKADKVILFDWDFTSGAGVDDEEEARYTFGRFADDLIALMDERKVRGAVFVGHSMSAMVGCIASARRPDLFAHLVLLCASPRYIDSEDEGYVGGFKDASIHAMLGAMESNFQAWVKGFVPNAAGSVAVEEHIMQSFLAMDPNVALGVARMIFLGDEREALDVVPTSCRIVQARHDFAAPPVVAEYMQGRMASAGTGVTMEIVESTGHFPQLVTSARVAEILDGVLLCLRDKGAYDAVGAPVHPASDVEVDGGAIDVMT comes from the exons ATGCGGCGGTGGTGCACGAACGCTCGGGAGGTGGTCGTCGGCGATGGGGGCGTCACGGTGGTGCTGGCTCATGGCTACGGCGTGACCCAGGCGTCCTGGGACAAGATCCTCCCCTCCATCTCCAAAGCTGACAAGGTGATCCTGTTCGACTGGGACTTCACCTCCGGCGCCGGCGTCGATGACGAAGAGGAGGCGAGGTACACGTTCGGCAGGTTTGCGGACGACCTGATCGCGCTGATGGACgagcggaaggttcgtggcgccgTCTTCGTGGGGCACTCCATGTCGGCCATGGTCGGCTGCATCGCCTCCGCACGGAGGCCGGATCTCTTCGCCCACCTCGTGCTCCTCTGCGCATCCCCAAG GTACATTGACTCAGAGGATGAAGGGTATGTTGGAGGATTCAAGGATGCATCCATCCATGCCATGTTGGGTGCCATGGAGTCCAACTTCCAAGCATGGGTAAAGGGTTTTGTCCCTAATGCAGCTGGCTCGGTAGCCGTGGAGGAGCACATCATGCAGAGCTTCCTGGCCATGGACCCCAATGTGGCACTCGGGGTGGCCAGGATGATCTTCCTCGGCGATGAGAGAGAGGCCCTCGATGTCGTTCCCACATCGTGTAGAATTGTCCAGGCGCGCCATGACTTCGCGGCACCACCAGTCGTGGCGGAATACATGCAGGGGAGGATGGCATCTGCGGGCACCGGGGTAACCATGGAGATAGTCGAGTCTACCGGGCACTTCCCACAGCTCGTCACGTCAGCTCGTGTGGCTGAAATTCTTGACGGCGTTCTGCTCTGCTTACGTGACAAGGGTGCCTATGACGCCGTCGGGGCACCTGTGCATCCTGCATCGGACGTGGAGGTTGATGGTGGCGCCATTGACGTCATGACATAG